Sequence from the Corallococcus soli genome:
AGGTCCTCCGGGCTGGAGTCCACCAGCGCCTGCTTGTAGTCGGGCGCGGCGCCGGCCTCCTCCGTCGCGAGGAAGCGCGTGCCCAGGTACGCGCCGTCCAGGCCCATGGCGAGCGTCGCGGCCAGGTGGCGCCCGGTGGAGAGCGCGCCCGCGAGCACCACCGGCACGCCCAGCTCCTGCTTGAGCCACGGCCCCAGCACCAGCGGGCTCAGGTGGCCCGCGTGGCCGCCCGCGCCGGAGCCCACCGCGACGAGCGCGTCCACGCCCGCCTTCACGGCCTTCTCCGCGTGGCGCAGCGAAATCACGTCGCTCCACACCTTGCCGCCGTACGCGTGCACGCGCTCCACCACCGGCGTGGGGTCCCCCAGGCTGGTGATGACGAGCGGCACCTTGCGCTCCACCGTCGCGGCCATGTCCTCCTCCAGCCGCTCGGCCCACTTGAGGATGAGGTTCACGCCGAAGGGCACGTCCTTCGGGAACGTGGCCAGGAAGTCCCGGTACGCCTGCGCGGTCCGGTAGTTGAGCGACGGCACCGCGCCGATGGCGCCCGCGCGTCCGGCGGCCTCCAGGAGCGCGGCGTTGGACACGAGGAACATGGGCGCGGCGATGATGGGATAGCGGATGCCCAACATCCGGGTCACGGCGGTGTCGATGCGCGAAGGGGCCATGGGCGCATTGGAGCACGCGTGCTCGCGGGCGCGAGGCCGAAAAATCGGCCTGGGCGGCGTTGTCAATCGCAGCGTGTCTCCAGAGGGGAAAACCCCTGGTGTTTCCGTGGTTTACGTAGCACGTAGGGCTGACGTAAGGTGCGCCCCCCGACCGAGGTCGGGAAAGCCGGGGGTTCCCTTCGGTGACGCGAACCGGGGAGCGCCGCCGAGCGTTTTTGCGGGGAGGCCAGACTCAGCCGTGAGTGACGAGCGTCCGGACGCGCTGCTCAAGAGCGCACTCGAAAAGATCGTCTACTTCGAGGCCCGTGCGCAGCAGTTGCATGGCGAGCTGGCGAACGCGCGCGACGAGCTGTCGCACCTGCGTGAAGACCTGGCGCAAGCGCACCAGCGGGAGCTGGACCTGCGCCGGGAGCTGGCGGAGCTGGAGGTCCGCAGCGGCCGGGCCCTGGGGGAGCGCGAGGAGCTGACGCGGCTGAACCACGCGCTGCGCCTGGAGCGCAACCAGTTGATGGAGAAGCTGCTGGACGCCAGCCGCATCCATTCCTCCGGGCAGCCGCGCGGCGCGTCCGACGACGATGACGACGAGCTGGGGTTCGACCTGGCGTCGTTCATCTCGCAGCTGCGCAGCGAGGTGATCCTCCGCAACGACGCGGTGCCGCCGGTGCGCACGCCGATGCGCGGGCCCGCGGTGCCGCTCAAGACGCCGGAGCCCCAGGTGCCGTGGACGGAGCGCCCCGCGCCGCCGGTGCCGCAGCGGGCCTCGGCCGCGTACGTGGCGGGGGACGCGGGGCTGTCGCCGGTGGCGCGCGAGGCGCAGCGGCTTCAGAACGAGGGCCGCCTGCGGGTGAGCCCGGAGCAGATGGCGGAGCTGTCCGGCCACGCGGGCAGCCCCACGGACGAGACGCTGTTCGGGTTCTCCGTGCGGGAGCTGTCGGCGGCGGACGCGGCGGCGCGGGTGCGCGCGGCGGAGCGGCTGAAGGCGCTGGCGCATCCGGCGGCGGCGCCCGCGTTGGCGGCGGCGCTGCACGCGGAGACGGACGCGATGGCGCAGGTGGCGCTGCTCCAGGCGTTCGCGGGGCTGTGCCGGGAAGAGGGCGCGTCGGTGGTGTCGCCGCTGCTGTCCTCGCCGGTGCCGGAGGTGCGCATCGCGGCGCTCAAGGCGCTGCTGGTGCTGGCGCCCCGGGACGCGGCGCCGCACCTGGCGCAGGCGATGAAGGACTCGGACCGCTCGGTGCGCAGGCGCGCATCGCTGCTGGCGCTGGGGCTGGAAGGGGAGACGGCGCGGCGGCTGGGCGAGGACGCCATCCACGACACGGACTCGGAGGTCCGCGCGCTAGCCGCGCTGGCGCTGGGTGCCGGGCGTGGAGAGAACGCGCGGGCGCTGCTGCTGGAGGCGCTGGGTGACCGCGAGGTGCGCGTGCGCAAGGCGGCGGCGCAGAGCCTGTCCCGCATCCTCGGACAGGACGTGTCCGCGGTGGTGGCGCTGGAGGACACGCACCGGCGTCGGGAGATCCGCCGGCTGGCGACGCTGCCCGTGAAGCCCGTGCGCGCGACGTTGGAGGTGAAGGCCGTGGCGCCGGTGGTCGCGCAGCGGGCGAATGGCGCACAGGCCGTGGGTGTCGTCGCCCCACAGGTCATGAGCGCCGCGCAGCAGGTGAATGGCGTGCAGGCCGTGAACGTGGCGCCGGTGGCGGCGAACGCGGCGCAGCAGGCGAACCTGAACGCGGCGCCGGTGGCGGCGAACGCGGCGCAGCAGGTGCCCGCGCAGGTCCCGCCGCAGGCCATGAGCGCCGTTCAGCAGGTGAGCGCCGCGCGGCAGGCGGTGCTGGATGCCGCGCAGCAGGCCCTGACCATCGCCCAGGCGGCGAACGCGACGCAGCAGGCGAACGTGAACGCGGCGCAGGCGGCGGTGAACGTCGCACGGCAAGCGGTGGCGAATGCCTCCTCGCAGGCCGCGGTGGATGCCGCGCGGCACGCGGTGAACGGCGCGCAGGCGGCCGTCCCCGCGCTCGCGGTCGCCACCGTGGGCGTGGCTCGCGGCGCACCGTCCGTGATGCAGGGGGCCGTGCCCGCGCGGGCCGCGAATGGCGGGCCCGTCTCCTTCGCTTCGGCCCCCGCTCCGTCGCGGCCGGTCGCCTCCGTTCCCGCCGCGCCCCCGCCTGCTCAGGCCCCGTCGGTGCGCCTGACGCCCGTACAGGCCGCGCTGGTGGCCATGGGCGCGCCCCCGCCCACGCGGATTCCAGCGCCCCCCGTCACGCCGCCGGTTCCTCCGCGCCGGGGCCC
This genomic interval carries:
- a CDS encoding HEAT repeat domain-containing protein, producing the protein MSDERPDALLKSALEKIVYFEARAQQLHGELANARDELSHLREDLAQAHQRELDLRRELAELEVRSGRALGEREELTRLNHALRLERNQLMEKLLDASRIHSSGQPRGASDDDDDELGFDLASFISQLRSEVILRNDAVPPVRTPMRGPAVPLKTPEPQVPWTERPAPPVPQRASAAYVAGDAGLSPVAREAQRLQNEGRLRVSPEQMAELSGHAGSPTDETLFGFSVRELSAADAAARVRAAERLKALAHPAAAPALAAALHAETDAMAQVALLQAFAGLCREEGASVVSPLLSSPVPEVRIAALKALLVLAPRDAAPHLAQAMKDSDRSVRRRASLLALGLEGETARRLGEDAIHDTDSEVRALAALALGAGRGENARALLLEALGDREVRVRKAAAQSLSRILGQDVSAVVALEDTHRRREIRRLATLPVKPVRATLEVKAVAPVVAQRANGAQAVGVVAPQVMSAAQQVNGVQAVNVAPVAANAAQQANLNAAPVAANAAQQVPAQVPPQAMSAVQQVSAARQAVLDAAQQALTIAQAANATQQANVNAAQAAVNVARQAVANASSQAAVDAARHAVNGAQAAVPALAVATVGVARGAPSVMQGAVPARAANGGPVSFASAPAPSRPVASVPAAPPPAQAPSVRLTPVQAALVAMGAPPPTRIPAPPVTPPVPPRRGPSPVEALCGAMLQEVRVAVRGRSLPELTAGLSAPAELAQEAVALLVARGAIVRRGHKYFAA
- a CDS encoding NAD(P)H-dependent flavin oxidoreductase; amino-acid sequence: MAPSRIDTAVTRMLGIRYPIIAAPMFLVSNAALLEAAGRAGAIGAVPSLNYRTAQAYRDFLATFPKDVPFGVNLILKWAERLEEDMAATVERKVPLVITSLGDPTPVVERVHAYGGKVWSDVISLRHAEKAVKAGVDALVAVGSGAGGHAGHLSPLVLGPWLKQELGVPVVLAGALSTGRHLAATLAMGLDGAYLGTRFLATEEAGAAPDYKQALVDSSPEDLEYTKEVTGVHGNFLKGALERFRAGQGKAWKDTWSAGHGVAFVKDVLPAASVVERMVREYAEARAALPSVDDAG